The following are encoded together in the Hoplias malabaricus isolate fHopMal1 chromosome 3, fHopMal1.hap1, whole genome shotgun sequence genome:
- the si:ch211-225b10.3 gene encoding endoplasmic reticulum-Golgi intermediate compartment protein 2 has protein sequence MRRLNRKRALSLVKEMDAFPKVPESYVETSAFGGALSLTVFMAMAILTILEFFVYQDTWIKYEYEVDKDFSSKLRINIDITIAMDCQMVGADVLDRASTMVILTKLTFEPVHFELNPQQRLWQKAFLQFQSKLRKENSLQDVFFRDALKGTVLPQNVWSDVSSGPLNACRIHGHVDVNKVEGNLHFTLGKALHHSGGHIHLGAFFRSNVKNFSHRIDHLSFGEAVPGRINPLDATEKITSESNQLFQYFVTVVPTKLHISGLSLDTHQYSVTEQERVINHALGNQGWVSGIFVKYKLNPLMVRVSEEHMPLRTFLVRLCGIIGGLFSTSDLLHRLIGYFVDVLCCRFSLGGRLS, from the exons ATGAGGCGATTGAACCGTAAGAGGGCTCTCAGTCTGGTGAAGGAGATGGATGCCTTCCCTAAAGTCCCAGAGAGCTATGTGGAGACATCAGCTTTTGGGGGAGCAT TGTCTTTAACTGTTTTCATGGCCATGGCAATTCTGACCATTTTGGAATTCTTTGTATATCAAGACACATGGATAAAATATGAGTATGAAGTGGATAAAGACTTTTCCAG TAAATTGAGAATAAACATTGATATCACAATCGCAATGGACTGCCAGA tggtCGGAGCAGATGTGTTGGACAGAGCCAGTACAATGGTCATTTTAACAAAACTTACATTTGAGCCT GTTCATTTTGAACTCAACCCACAACAAAGACTTTGGCAAAA GGCATTTTTACAGTTCCAAAGCAAACTGAGAAAGGAGAACTCCCTTCAGGATGTGTTTTTTAGAGATGCATTAAAGGGGACTGTCTTACCCCAAAATGTTtg GAGTGATGTTTCTTCTGGACCCCTCAATGCCTGTAGGATACATGGACATGTTGATGTAAACAAAGTTGAAGGGAACCTTCACTTCACTCTGGGAAA GGCCTTACATCATTCTGGAGGACATATACATTTGGGAGCTTTCTTCAGAAGTAATG TTAAGAATTTCTCACATCGAATAGACCATCTTTCCTTTGGAGAAGCTGTTCCAGGACGCATCAATCCTCTAGATGCTACAGAGAAAATTACATCTGAGT CAAACCAGCTGTTTCAGTACTTTGTCACTGTAGTTCCCACCAAACTACATATATCTGGGTTATCTCTGGATACACACCAGTATTCTGTCACAGAGCAG GAGCGGGTAATAAACCATGCTTTGGGCAACCAAGGTTGGGTGTCAGGAATCTTTGTGAAGTATAAGCTGAATCCTCTAATGGTGAGGGTGAGTGAAGAGCACATGCCTCTGAGAACGTTCCTGGTGCGGCTGTGTGGAATTATTGGTGGCCTCTTTTCCACTTCAG ACTTGCTCCACAGGCTTATTGGCTATTTTGTAGATGTTCTATGTTGTCGATTTAGTCTTGGTGGCAGACTAAGTTAG
- the tdrd1 gene encoding tudor domain-containing protein 1, producing the protein MNRAFSPSLIRPNLPLRRPSSGPNLSPASGFGHISGPGLVMPKNESPELNDLCTVSPSDRPQTNHNVNVIKAETSKLETGVDAANFNTARNGPLATSLVKLCNYCSQQGNLRCTRCKKTCYCSVACQAEDWKAHRHICKPSIPENSTSDKQKECVTMPGGSASNVLESKVSNNEVVQPKRVYLHDLRKNNIAKGDQVQGTVMELRNPGNFYIHIQSLEIIETVRSITLELQKTYGSSLPAHYRPEVGEICAVKFSLDQNWYRAEIESIDLDHSTAKVLYIDFGNEEDVKFDKIQPLTENITPAPPCALHCCVAGVKAVASSWTGECSIAVRQLVAAKNLTFTVMDIMNSGTLLAVDAPLSTLGKNLSTFLIDQGYAFEEGTPTNPHTQQDINSLTNASFENFKRLSNGKNENIEAQPPDPLTQRVGDTFTAIVTHLQSPSEIICQKLENASAIQQLQFSLREHCTKTPASENFRPAPGTVCCSLFSEDNQWYRAKVLAYSSEDRVCVGYVDFGNSEEVKLNHLRPISMELLCLASQAIPCSLAGIKPTSDVWSEDVILMLKRLICNRFIQVEILGERDGVALVSMIDESSDPQTNVAEMLVATGYAIMENKEATKAAEQNNVVEKLDWSCAELPTGGQEVVLVISVLENPGEFYCYNYSVEDIQILAELSSALMKHCQNEKTLFSPTVGEPCCALFSVDGRWYRGMVQNLEGNGKARVYFVDYGNSCEVDVAHLRAINSSLLKHPFQAIRCYLEGVEPVEGQWKEAAVQKFQALCVGKQLSGKVLSITERGYGVELKCSGQNIAALLVSEQLAKPLRQENTSAPQQKPRDVKEASPAQVPVLSEKLSLVEQPNSITRKGASPAESSPTVGSFPLDWKTVELPCKETFQPQLASVTNPSLFYVLNPRDVNIEALQAVMTAVSKYCSRQTVPNQSVPLSGAACCAQFSGDKNWYRAVVLDTTSTHANVIYADYGNCERIPISSILPITKELLQHPFQIARCALSDKEHFPTVWPPEILELFGVQLSGKVLASVQRFDGTYNLLRLTQDSGPEGNINSVILGALEKFSGKTSTKELTQETQAQDQNHPHAASSSKLIGSSSLDNEKPKPGSQKMEKMTIVMTSVENKELQANTGAKGISNALVSSCCCHLLKQKIDRIEELILLLIKNTEGNQK; encoded by the exons ATGAACCGCGCCTTTTCTCCGTCTTTGATTCGGCCCAACCTTCCTCTGAGGAGACCTTCCTCTGGGCCtaaccttagtcctgcctctggaTTTGGTCATATTTCTGGTCCTGGTTTGGTGATGCCTAAGAATGAGAGTCCGGAGTTAAATGATCTCTGCACGGTTTCGCCATCAGATCGACCTCAGACAAACCACAATGTTAATG TGATTAAAGCTGAAACCAGCAAGTTGGAGACTGGTGTGGATGCAGCAAACTTCAATACTGCT AGAAATGGACCATTAGCTACTTCATTGGTGAAGCTATGTAATTATTGCAGTCAGCAAG GTAATCTTAGATGCACACGTTGTAAAAAGACATGCTACTGCTCTGTGGCTTGTCAGGCAGAGGATTGGAAGGCCCATCGACACATATGTAAACCAAGCATTCCAGAAAATAGTACAAG TGATAAACAAAAAGAATGTGTGACCATGCCTGGTGGCAGTGCCTCTAATGTCTTGGAGTCCAAG GTGAGCAACAATGAAGTGGTTCAGCCAAAGAGAGTTTACCTGCATGATTTGCGCAAAAATAACATTGCCAAAGGAGATCAAGTGCAG GGCACTGTGATGGAGCTGAGGAATCCTGGAAACTTCTACATCCATATTCAGTCACTTGAAATCATAGAGACCGTAAGATCCATCACACTGGAGTTACAGAAGACCTATGGCAGCTCGCTTCCAGCCCATTACAGACCTGAAGTTGGCGAAATCTGTGCAGTCAAATTCTCACTTGACCAG AATTGGTATCGAGCTGAAATTGAGTCGATTGATTTGGATCACAGCACTGCAAAAGTACTCTACATAGATTTTGGCAATGAGGAAGATGTCAAGTTTGACAAGATCCAACCCCTGACAGAGAACATTACTCCTGCACCACCATGT GCTTTACACTGCTGTGTTGCTGGAGTAAAAGCAGTGGCAAGCAGTTGGACAGGCGAATGCTCTATTGCAGTGAGACAGTTGGTTGCAGCAAAGAACCTAACTTTCACTGTGATGGACATCATGAACAGTGGCACCCTGCTTGCCGTAGATGCCCCTTTGTCCACTTTAG GTAAGAATCTGAGCACTTTCCTCATAGACCAGGGTTATGCGTTTGAAGAGGGCACACCAActaatccacacacacagcaagataTCA attCTTTAACGAATGCATCTTTTGAGAACTTTAAACGTTTGTCTAATGGAAAGAATGAGAACATTGAGGCTCAGCCACCAGACCCCTTGACCCAAAGAGTGGGAGACACGTTCACTGCCATAGTCACCCACCTCCAGTCCCCATCAGAGATCATCTGCCAAAAGCTAGAAAATGCCA GTGCAATCCAGCAGTTACAGTTTAGTCTGAGAGAACATTGTACAAAGACTCCAGCCAGTGAGAATTTTAGGCCTGCTCCTGGAACAGTttgctgttctcttttttcag AGGACAACCAGTGGTATAGAGCCAAAGTTCTAGCGTATTCATCTGAGGATCGGGTTTGTGTGGGCTATGTAGATTTTGGGAATTCAGAAGAAGTAAAGCTGAATCACTTGAGACCCATCAGTATGGAACTGTTGTGTTTGGCTAGTCAAGCAATCCCCTGTTCCCTAGCAG GTATTAAGCCTACCTCAGATGTATGGTCTGAGGATGTGATACTAATGCTGAAACGGTTGATTTGTAACCGTTTCATTCAAGTGGAGATTcttggagagagagatggagtggcTCTGGTCTCTATGATTGATGAATCCAGCGATCCTCAGACTAATGTAGCTGAGATGTTAGTAGCTACAGGCTATGCTATTATGGAAAATAAAGAGGCAACAAAAGCAGCTGAACAAAATAATG TTGTGGAGAAGTTGGACTGGTCCTGTGCAGAACTCCCTACTGGTGGCCAGGAGGTGGTGCTAGTCATCAGTGTACTAGAAAATCCTGGTGAATTCTACTGCTATAATTATAGTGTAGAAG ATATTCAAATTTTGGCTGAGTTGTCCTCTGCTCTTATGAAGCACTGCCAGAATGAGAAGACTCTTTTCAGCCCTACTGTTGGAGAACCTTGCTGTGCTCTTTTCAGTG TAGATGGTCGCTGGTATAGGGGCATGGTACAGAACCTGGAGGGAAATGGAAAGGCTAGAGTGTACTTTGTGGATTATGGTAACTCCTGTGAGGTAGATGTAGCTCATCTTCGAGCAATCAACTCCAGTCTACTCAAACATCCTTTCCAGGCCATACGCTGCTATCTTGAAG GTGTTGAGCCTGTGGAAGGCCAGTGGAAAGAGGCTGCAGTGCAGAAGTTCCAAGCTTTGTGTGTGGGCAAGCAGCTTAGTGGCAAAGTGCTGTCCATTACTGAGAGGGGATATGGAGTGGAGCTGAAGTGCAGTGGCCAAAACATTGCCGCTCTGCTTGTCTCAGAACAGCTTGCGAAGCCTTTGCGTCAGGAAAACACATCTGCTCCCCAACAAAAACCTAGGGATGTGAAAGAAGCATCTCCTGCACAAGTGCCTGTGTTATCTGAGAAACTGTCACTTGTAGAACAGCCAAATAGCATCACCAGAAAAGGAGCTTCGCCAGCAGAGTCAAGCCCTACAG TTGGTTCTTTTCCTTTGGACTGGAAGACAGTGGAGTTGCCTTGCAAAGAGACATTTCAGCCACAGTTGGCATCAGTGACTAATCCAAGCCTTTTTTATGTGTTGAATCCTCGAGATG TGAATATAGAAGCCTTGCAGGCTGTTATGACAGCTGTGTCAAAATACTGCAGCAGACAGACTGTGCCCAATCAGAGCGTTCCTTTATCTGGAGCAGCTTGCTGTGCACAATTCTCAG GTGACAAGAATTGGTACAGAGCTGTGGTCCTGGACACAACAAGCACACATGCGAATGTGATATATGCAGATTATGGAAACTGTGAgaggattcctatttccagcaTCTTGCCTATCACTaaagagctgctgcagcacccaTTTCAGATTGCCAGGTGTGCTCTTTCAG ATAAAGAGCACTTTCCTACTGTGTGGCCTCCTGAGATCTTGGAACTCTTTGGAGTCCAGCTTAGTGGCAAAGTACTTGCCTCTGTGCAAAGATTTGATGGAACCTACAACCTGTTGAGGCTTACCCAGGACTCAGGCCCGGAAGGGAACATTAACTCTGTTATTCTTGGAGCTCTTGAGAAATTTTCTGGAAAGACTAGTACAAAAGAGCTGACCCAGGAAACACAGGCCCAGGATCAGAACCACCCTCACGCTGCCAGTTCGTCCAAGCTCATAGGCTCCAGTTCATTGGACAATGAGAAGCCCAAACCTGGAAGCCAAAAAATGG aaaaaatgacaattgtgatGACCAGTGTGGAAAATAAAGAGCTACAAGCCAATACAGGAGCAAAGGGCATCAGTAATG CCCTAGTTTCTTCATGCTGCTGCCATTTGCTTAAACAAAAG ATTGACAGAATCGAGGAGCTGATCCTTCTGCTCATCAAAAATACAGAAGGAAACCAAAAATAA